A genomic window from Thunnus maccoyii chromosome 2, fThuMac1.1, whole genome shotgun sequence includes:
- the c2h17orf67 gene encoding uncharacterized protein C17orf67 homolog isoform X2, translating into MKKLVVFLLCLVLLTIHTDANPIIKESFAKQLLRSKRQERPAKPGYPDEPMREHLLHMQALDQRAQETNLEHWLNPHCYPRCDRNYGYPV; encoded by the exons atgaagaagctGGTGGTGTTTTTGCTCTGCCTGGTCTTGCTGACCATCCACACAG ATGCCAACCCTATCATCAAGGAGAGCTTTGCTAAGCAGCTGCTTCGCAGCAAGAGGCAGGAGCGACCAGCGAAGCCCGGCTACCCCGATGAGCCAATGAGG GAGCATCTGCTCCACATGCAGGCTCTGGATCAGAGGGCCCAGGAGACCAACCTGGAGCACTGGCTGAACCCTCACTGCTACCCACGCTGTGACAGGAACTATGGATACcctgtctga
- the c2h17orf67 gene encoding uncharacterized protein C17orf67 homolog isoform X1: MTVCVHCHLVASLKPASQVNKPHTSYYRRGRRISPFIPSGLWSGPQSREGSSRKKVKKMKKLVVFLLCLVLLTIHTDANPIIKESFAKQLLRSKRQERPAKPGYPDEPMREHLLHMQALDQRAQETNLEHWLNPHCYPRCDRNYGYPV, translated from the exons atgactgtgtgtgtgcactgccatctagtggccagcCTCAAACCTGCCTCACAAGTCAACAAACCTCATACATCATATTATAG gagggggaggagaatTTCCCCCTTCATCCCCTCTGGACTCTGGTCTGGACCTCAGAGCAGAGAAGGCTCAAGCAGAAAAAAggtgaagaagatgaagaagctGGTGGTGTTTTTGCTCTGCCTGGTCTTGCTGACCATCCACACAG ATGCCAACCCTATCATCAAGGAGAGCTTTGCTAAGCAGCTGCTTCGCAGCAAGAGGCAGGAGCGACCAGCGAAGCCCGGCTACCCCGATGAGCCAATGAGG GAGCATCTGCTCCACATGCAGGCTCTGGATCAGAGGGCCCAGGAGACCAACCTGGAGCACTGGCTGAACCCTCACTGCTACCCACGCTGTGACAGGAACTATGGATACcctgtctga